GGTATTTGTTGGTACACAActacaaattatgaaaaataggTTTTTTAAAGTTTATATGATTTATGGGGGTAACTttgcatacatatgtacttTAAGTTATATGAGATCTGTTCTAAGTACTGAAGCATTCGCTACCATCACTTATGATTGACAGAATGCAGTCAAAACTGctattttatataaaatgtaaacaatttgatcatataatttattatttgtatacatgtattagataGCAGCACTAACATTGACAGACTTTTGAGTTGTATTAACAATACTAGAAGAGATTAATTTTTAACACTGTCAAAACTACACATCATTTTCAATGTTATACCTGATTAGTTtattaaaacatgattttatgTAAAGGTTCGTAAACCACTCAAATAAATTAGTTTATAATTCCAACTTGTGAAACTTTGATATTTAGTGACATATAGATGATATACTGAGTGTAGTCCCTGGCTCTCAGGATGGGTATGGCCTTgaattgctaatttgcataaaatttacataaatatatgcaCACTATTACcatgtaatttacattttaaGTAATGTCttcatttataaaatgttataattgtTTGGAAATGTCTCCACaaagtttttatttgtttatgaaaaataaatgtatatgccTACTgagaatatttatattttaagatACCTTTTGGAACAAAAATGTTGGCGTACATGTGAAAGGTGTACCGCAGTTTATATGCCTACTAATAATGCCACATAAGTTTGAAATAAGGATGTTGGATTGATGTCGAATTTATGAGAACTAACAACTCAACATGGCAGATCAGGAATGCcaaaaccatagcaacagttatttAGGGTGCATTAATATCAAagtgtaaaattgtaaaaaaattgatatatgGGGATGTTTTATAACGATCAGtttgaaaaacaaatttatacGTATCATAGAAAATTGTAAAGCTATATGTTGCATAACCATGGCAACTCTAATGGAAAGATCATGGTAGTgccaaaaaattaaaatgtgtgtgttCATCATTCTGTTGTGTTGTATGGTACGTATCTACATAGGATCGTGTATATATAGTCTTTGTAATATAGTGACTGTAGAAGAGCATCAAGACATTGTACCCATCAATCATAAATTTTCAATATCTTAGTAATACCTGAATAAAGTGTTTGTAGTCATGCTGTGTACTTGTAAGATGAATTTTTATGTACTTGAGTCATCATGATAATGTGTGTATCAAATCAAGATCCTTTACACAGTACAAATAGTGTTGCCATGGTGTTTCACTCGTGATACACtcactcagacaacttcaaaagaaacaattatattatgtgccgcaaacagtggggatgtagaagtagtcaagttgatatgttgattatcagtagGAAAGTAAATAATTGAAACCATGAAAATAATCAAGTCCATATGTAATGTTTCAGCAGAAGCCTCAATGTAAAAGAATAGCAGTGCTCATCactgtgattgggcaaaggattcTGGTATGTGTGTTTTGTCTCTGGTATTGTTAGTCTTGCGTTAGTATCTGTCTGTCTTATGTGtcttatattgtaaatattaattatcTGCTTTAGCTATAACTTTTAaacaacaggttgaaattgagGGCACTGATTTTAAGATGTGGACCCAAAatttcatgatatcagtacagctacacaaatatgtttattcacaggtgattcaatagtgtccagggtgtacaatattactacatgtatttctagTCATTGAACTTAACTACATAGTGAAGGTATTCTTAGCAGAAATGTTATAGCCGTATACACTACACATTGATGGACACTTATAAATCGCTTTGATTGAACTCGGTGTCCAGTAAAActaatttgaaatgttattttgtttctCTACAAGGATGTGTACTCGTAATAACCGATTattcatgaaataaatttcCCCCGAGGCAACAACTCTGTCATGTCAAGGCATCTTCTCAAATCtactcaaaaacaaacaatttgcCCTGTAGGAACAGGATAAATTTCCAAAGAAGAAAATTGTCTGCGTGTAGGGAAGGACATCTAATGGAGTtgataagtaaaaaaaaaagttaatgaCTATATGTTTTCAAGTAGTGCGTACTTAGATCTATATGAAATGATAACGATTCGCAAGATTTGAGGAGAAAATCTAAATTTGACAAATGTCTTGCCCAGGGTTATAGGCTATGGGAGTCCCCACCTTTACCACTACCTCTATCAGTCTATGCAGAGTAAGGTAATAGTAACAcccatatatatgtacatgtacaattaataTCGATACTTATACATACTACTATCAAATGCAGTGTTTCCTATCACCACAtctaacggggggggggggggggggggggcaagtttggtgtatgtttacattattcaacatatacatatactctctatacatacatacatgtatattgaaagaTTCATGGGTACATCTTTGATTCTTCAACTGAAATTTTGTTGTCGTTGTACATTTGATGTAAAAGTGAATAATTATGATGTATATGGAAATATATACTTCAGCTGCACTCACAAACATGGACATGGGGAGGGAGAGAAGAATGTTTGGTTGCCACCCCTTagtttttcaacaacaaaaatcctCTGGACAGTCAAATATATTGCAACTACCCCTCCTGTGGATTGTAAACATTTGCAGTGCAagtacccccctccccctccttcCCACATTCTCATTCCCTCCCCCTCATGCAGAGTTTGTGAAGGGCACTTTTATAGTAATCTACAATGTATCAGTGGTTGTTGATGGCCTTCAAATCACCACTATTTTGACTTAAGGCTCTTTTGAGGATGGAGTTCAGGTGTCTCTGTATACATGTTAAAAGGGTATAACAGACAGTTAGTAAAAGGGAACAACATAGCAAAAACCAACAAAGTATGGtggatacacagacagacagacagacaggcaggcaggcagacatacatacatacatacatacatacatacatacatacatacatacatacatacacacacacatacatacatacatacatacatacatacatacatacatacatacatacatacgagtatatgtgtgtgtgtgtgtgtgtgtgtgtgtgtgtgtgtgtgtgtgtgtgtgtgtgtgtgtgtagtaacTGAAAATTGTGTGACTTTACCAAATAAttgaacacaaaaaaaaagaagtataTGGCTAACTATTTGACTGCCATGCATCTGAATACTAaaccctttaatgacttggtttctgtaactctatgtaattacaccctacaatgtatatatagggtatcaggcttttaatgacttggtttctacCTCTATGTGATTACAACCTATACATAGTGTGTCAGGCCTTTAAAgattaatgatatttatttatgcAAAAAAGTCAATTCCGCTGAAATGATCTACTAAATGGTTTAACCTTATCCTTTGGCATCAAATACAAATTCTATCACCATTGTGACctacattttatgtattttgttattttttggcGTTTGTGCAAATATTTTATGTCAAGTGTGAAGTATAtggtaattttgataatatatcTTGTCTTCCTGAAGATATAAGAATGAGAAAGAAAATGAAgcaaaaacacaaacatgatttattttcatgaaaaaaaggACTCTTAGATAGAGTACGGTTTGCATTATTAAGAAGACCCTATGACTCATAATATGATGACAATTCtagacagttttttttttttgttagttttaATGTACTTTTACTTTTGACCTTGAATTGAAAAAATGtggttgtaaaattgaaattccaGGTTGCACACTGTAGTATCCAAATTCCTTCCTTGGAATTCCTTAAGACTTAGTATATCTCAATCCTAGAGATATGGTATGGCTTAGTTTAAATGTGACTGAAATTCACCTGTCTCATGCAGGTGACTTGTCCATACGATCTCTCTGTAATACAAGATTTCTAGAGGTACTGTTTTGACTGTTAATATGGTTTGATATGATAGCAATACTTGATTCAACATGCGTTTACCAATACAACTGACTGACTGTTAGCACTAAGTATGTAATCCATAACTATCAGACTTCATGCCCTGCTACAAAATATAGTGGTTAGCTGTatctatggaatttgtcattctgatgaggatcgtcgaccaagatcgaaagctcaatttaaaaaaactttgaactgcttgtcagtgtgttataacctttgtattAAAATCAATTGATCTACCATTCAAGCTGATGAACTTTTTTGgtgtttacaaaatatacattgcaTATCTTGTGCAACAATTGATACATGTACGTTGGTGCTTGGCTAGGCAAACTAGCTTGTCTATGGCAGACTTGATCTGTGACTCGGCGTACTACACTTATTGGTTATCACTGATAGTGAAACAGCAGAGCATAGTGACAGGCCCAGTGAGGTAGGTGGGCTAACTACATGTAGGCAGTATCTTCTTCTGAGTGTGTTACCATGACAGCAATGGTATTGTGCTAGCACCTCCAATAAAATGAACACCATCATGTGATAGAAATCTCATGTTAAACTTTATCTGTATTATCTGTGTGTCCTAGTTTCTCCTGAACAATAGTCCCGTTCACACTAACATGATGAAACCTTCAACTCCCATCCTCATGTAGGACCACTCAGGATGGTTTTTGATACATTGAAAACATCATACCATCATTCTGGCTTCACAGCAGAAACGGAGATTTGGTAAACCCCACCAAGAACTGTAATGACTTCATTCTGTATGGAAACATTCTTAACTTCTTACCATTAAATGAGCTATGTCTGGTTCAGGGGACAGTAACACCTAAGTTACACTGTAAAAGTGTGAACACAGCTAGGTGTCAAATCATGCAAGACCTGTACTTTGTAGTCCTGATAATGTCCTGAAATAAAATAGATAATAGGGGACAAGGACTAACCAAGGGGGCAAAGTTATAGACTTCAACCAGCTTTGCCTGTAATGTACAACCAGGCTCTGATTTTCTGCAACTTTTAGTCACTGCTGAAAACAATTTCAGAGTTTCAGACATGGAAACCCAAATGTGGATTTTTCTGTTACTAGGATGCATTGCATCAGCTGTATCAGGTAAGTTACTTGTTACTTCAtacttgttttgttatttttgtttcaaatttgtcaaatgtaTTTCTTCTTATCATCGTTTGGCATAAATGCCTTAACCAACAGAATCtgataaagaaaaaagaaaaaaattgatttgtagccaaaattgtatgtatgtatatgagaTCTCATGTCAAACATCCTTCAGATAAAAAGGTTTAACTTTTGTTTTCGCTTTGTTCAACAAATCTCAACCCTATTCCGAGTTGAAAACGAGGAAAAAGAATTcaggtcaccatacaaattaaaaaaaaatagaggtCAAGGTAATCTTAAAATGAACCCATTTTAGAATTAAAAAATGgttgccaaatactgtgttaaactctatgggaaaataaaagatagtGAACCTCCAAATTGctgttatttttatcaaaagGGCCTAATGAGACTGAAAAATTTGCTTTTGCGAAATCTCCTATCAATTCGTTAGCTGTATGTATCTGATAGTTAACAGAAACGCCAACAACAATGAATCTCTCAGTGTAGGCTCCCTGAGGTTTCAAATTAAGTTTACAGAGATTGgaataactttgattttaaGCTGAATTTATCTCTGAGGTACACAAAATGAAGGattagtttcatttttttttaagatCACAACTTTAGCGGAATAattagggaacattttagactGCAAATACAACACTTGACAGTCTCAAAAGCTATTTTTGAGAGATTGTGGTCCACTTCAGAACACAGCTTGGCAAATAAGCAATTGACAATTAGTGGGTAGAGTCTAACAAGTGTGTTGtaataaatttaattttcagTTCAAAGTGAAGTAGTGAATTTTAATGGACTTTGAGTAGACTTGTACATGctgtgtaaaaatgtttcacAAGAAAAAACCCTTGAAGAATTCAACGACATGAAAACATGACTGAGGGGGTAGACTTATACAAAAAATGCTATAGTTCGTTTTACTACAGAGGTACCATTATTATCACATGAATTTGAAGAAAGCGGGATGGGGAGAGGGGGtgcattttttttcttacataaaaattcatttcttgcatcataaaataatgtatttctgaAGCCAAACTTATATTAACACTACGTGTTTTGAGATTTAGATAGATATAAATGAAAAACCCATTATTCTTTATTATTCTATTCCTAGTATCACGATTCTTGTCATACATATCAGTCGTGACTAACATTTTCCCTCCAGAGTTTAACACATATACACCGTCTTTTTGTGTTTATTGATATAGTGAGCTTGGTGACCTGAACCTCAGCTGACATCAGTAAtcctttattttgatttgaaaacatCACATAATGCCGATAAATTGATTCCTATGACGACAGCAAATCAAGGGAATATTAATTCATAGTCGTCTAAGGCATTTGTGTACATATCAAAACACAGGCCTTGCTACAAATATGAATCAGggtattttgttgtttgtaggTTTGTCTAACAAAGTCATTCTAGAGGAAGTTACATGTGAAGAGGATTATGAACCCACAGGATTGCACGTATGGATAGGTAGGTGTGTCATTTTGATGATTTGATAATATGTAAATAGGACTGGTCATGTGATAGTCATGTGATCTTATCAAAGGTATTTGTTGCCTATGTCAAGACAGACAAGATGTTTCCTGTTCAGTAACAGGACATGTGACTAAAACATGTAATTTCCAACATCAAGACTTTAGTTGCTGTCAGAACAGAGGGAAAGAGAAGTTATGTTCCTCACCAGTGACAAGTCACGTGACTGACATGTGACTAATCATGTGATCATATTAAGAATTTATCTGCAAATAGAGGGAAAGATAATTTATGTGTACTGTTCAGTGAATTAGGAAATAGTGGATGACTTTTTGCAGTTTGTGTTTTGTGAAAAGAATATTTGCAAGAACATTTCTTCTTATAAGAAGTTGTTTTCCAtagaaaaagtaaaattgaaattAGAGATGTATAATTTCCTATCACACAAATCAACTCAACATAGGGAAATTGATTTCAAACTTTATCCCAATTCATGTATTTTTAcccagaaaaaaatatcaattttagaAGGCCATCTGTTgatcagaaaaaaaacatatttcattttaatcataaatattgaaaaatatattttatagttGTGACATTTATTGTCTTGATTCATTctaatgtatacatattgttTTGATTTATGTAGAAAGACGTCCTGTTTGTACTTTGATTTTAACTTCATTATTTTTGACAGTGATTCAGTGAAATCATAATATTTAATGTCCTTAAACCCtaatgtttgaatcccatgaTTTCAGATTACTGTTTTATCAGTGGACTGAAAAGGTTTAAATAGGATCATTTTCTGTTCAAGATCGGCTTTTGTTTTGTCTCTGCCAAATAAGTGTTTTCACCAGTATGTTATCCTGCTCTGATATTGGTCTTTAATAGCTCGCGCAGCATTTTCGAAGCTGCCGCAtagtggctcaatgactagtacacatgcatgtcctatatactatgcaatttttgtttggtggttttacccaaggatgcattgctgCGGAATGACTACACATGTGAATTCTATATGttatgtgcattctccacgcaAAGGgcactatctacaatatcatcattaggcagctggtcacaaatgaatctatcGTGCATGAGCTtgtgggctttgcctagttatgatattacagAAATTTAAGAATTGGAtttgactgaaaataacatgttcatttgatttcatttcaggTGATGCACCAGACTGCCAAGCAGACACAAGTCTTTGTgcacattttgatttgaattatgTCTGTACCAAACCAATCGGTGCTAACGTAGATTTGTGTGCCAATGGTACTCAGGTTCTGTGTGAGGCAAAACCAGCAATTCCTCTGTTGGAGCCAACAGATACCACTACTCTCAAAGTTTTGGCCTACAACATCCTGGAATTAAACTACATATATTGGCAACAGGGACAGCGTGAACGGACATGTCGTATTCCGTACCGAATGTTTGAGGCAGTAGGGGATGTAGATGTGATTTTGTTTCAAGAACTTTTTATGGGTGGTTGTTTTCCTGATGATATTTCTTTCCATGACCTCCTTGATATGCATGGATTCGTATACCAAACGGCTATGGTTGGAGTTGATGCCCGACAATCCGATATTCTTCGCTTTGAACACGGAGGTATATTTATCGCTTCAAGATGGCCGATTATCGAAGAAGATGAGTATGTTTTTGTATCGACAGACCGTTCTGATACTGATGTCTTTGCTTCTAAAGGCATTGCCTATGCTGCAATAGAAAAAGATGTTGGTGGAATTAAAAGGAATTATCATCTGTTTGCAACCCACATGCAGTCCCGTGATGGTGGGACCCGTGAACAAGTACGTATTATTCAATCCATGGAGTTCAGACTCTTCTTTAATAAACTGAACATTCCTACAGATGAACCAATAATTTACGGAGGTGACTTTAATGCTGATTATAACCATGATCCCACACATGTTGAAAACGTCTTGCATGCAATGGATGCAACAGCACCAGAAGTTGTTGGTGACTTGAAAACGACATATGATCGTAAAGACAATACAATAATCGGCCCTAACCCAAATGGCAAGCAGTCTTATATAGACTACGTTGTATACATCAACTCACATCTACATCCCATCACCTCATCAATGGAAGTTGTTCGGTTAACAGATGATCCATTTTGGATTTGTGACCGTGGAATGCTTCGCGTGATGCGACACACCTATCCGTGGTCCGAACAATGCCGCTCCAATAGATCAATTATAGATTTATCTGATCACTACTCTGTTCTTGGAACTTTTGACTTCCCACTTGAAGCACCTGACGATCCTGAAGACCCTCCCCGATGTGATCCCATTTCTGCTGCGCAACATCTTGTTGCCAAGGCAACAATTCCAGTGCTTTTTCTCATCttaccatatttttttacatCAGGTTTATAATTATCAGGTTGTTACCCAGTTGTCATGTCTAGTTCTTCTATGGAAGTCCATGTACCCAGTATGTGGTCTACAGCATCCTGTTGCTGGGGCAACCATACTCCACTCTTTAGCAAGATTTTGATGATGCTAAAGCTTGAATCTGTTTGatagaaatttgataaaaaaatctacatactgtaaacctagatatgtaattttgtgattttacagtcttcagctagttctcaaagagtAATTATTACGAATTACCAGACTAGttcattgtgttcatgtatgaGATGGTATTTTAGTTACtacttatctttgcaatattgcGTTTCATCGAAATAATCACAAATAAATCTTAGGCAAAAATGTCAAGGTTTACTGTAAAGCCTGAGGTGTTTTATGAAACATTCCTAATTTAAACCcagcaaaaaaaaatgaatattgtattttgatatttgaaagtTTGTAAGTTCAATAACTCAATAAATACATGCAAGACCCTTTTCGGTGTTGCCGTCTTTTCTTACTGCAAAGTCATATAATATGTCTGAAGATAGTGGCCAAACTAAACAAGAAAGCCCAAGAGAATACACTTTGAAAGATGAACTCCCTCTGGGAAGACGCATACTTGAAGTATCCCAGATCTAGTATAATTAGCAATAAGGGCAGTCCATACAGCAGTGTACAAGTTATACTATACCAAGCTTAGCTATCTATTCAAAGGTTAGTAAAGGTGGCATCAGTTAAAGGATGCTGGCTGTGTGGAAACTAAATCTGTATGCTGTATGTTTTAACATGCATAGGCTTATCTATAGGCGAtaatttagttttgtttttactgTTCATTCAGTGTCTACTACAATTTCCAATACTGGCAGAAGAGTTTCTCTACtgcctaaggggtctttgtcgcCATGTGCTGACATAAGGAACCTTGTCACAATGGATTGACTTTTGTCAAAATGATTTGACGTAAGGGGCCTTATCACCATGTACTAACATAAGGAGTCTTATTACAATTAGTTGACATAAGGGGCTTATCACCATGCactgacataaggggccttgtcaccaTGCACTGACATAAGGAGTCTTATTAGAATTAgttgacataaggggccttatCACCATGTACTGACATGAGTCTTATTACAATTAGCTGACAAAAGGGGCCTTATCACCATCCACTAACATAAGGAGTCCTATTACAATTAgctgacataaggggccttatCACCATGAGTGTAAGCCTGTTATTCTATCCTGACTGTCCCAAGATTTTATTCTATTTCACATACCGAGAATTCACCATTCATACGTTACAGTTTGCAGTATTTTTATGAGTCGAGTGTATGGCAATGTTTTTATATTGTATACAAAGTGCTGACTTTCAAAGCTTCTGGATGTGACATAACAAGACAAAGAAATGAACTAATATTATGACGCAACAGAAATGACTAGAGTATCCTGTTTATGTGATATATTTGTTGTAAGCTTTTAGCTTTAAAAGGGTTTCATTTGGACACAGTGTTCTAAGAATAGTGTCTGAATAGATCCCTGTCATATCAAATCAGTATAAAACGTTGGTGTTACCTTTGAAGTATAGTAGACTCAATAAATTAAAGGAAGTTTATGTACATGGTTGGAATCAAAATGTTAGCTAGTAGAGAGCTTTTGTCGTAATTACACCGACATTGACAGCTTTGTGGTTTGCCGCCCTCTAGTCAGGTGACTGATTTGTGATGGGTCACCTGACACCAATCTTTAATATAGATATTTAAAAAGGGGGTAGATTGTAATTTACTCATTCCTCTGCCTGTTTTACTGATTACTATTAATCATGgatgtttttcttttctttcattcccccccccccccccatgatatGTCCAGCAGTATGATGGGGTATCTATCATACAAATTACCCCATGATATTTCCTGCATTGTGATGGAGTATCTATTGTACAAGTTCAGATTCCATCATATATATGGATGCCAGTTCCTACTCAGCCTTCAGTGGTATGTTTCATACATGGCTGTGCTTTTTATGCCAtgattttcattgaatattaaATGTCCACTTCTTTCTGAAGTTTCGTAGAAAAGTTCATTATGAATATTCCGTAAACTcacaaaagaaataatttaCTTCTTGAGAATACCACTGGTGAATTTTATAGTTTTGAGGTTTTGGACTCATTAACGTATAATACCTTATGCTTGTGACTTTCCAGAACAAAttgatagagggcgcactaCAATCATTACAGGTCTATTGGGACTGCCAAACTATATTggattgatatatttttcacaaattttagCAACGGATACCCTATGTTAGagtcaaaatgtcatttttaacaaattttagCAAGTGATACACTATGTTAGAgtcaaatgtaatttttcacTAATTTTAGTGACGGATACCCTCTGTTGAAGTCAAAATGTCAAAGTTGTTAGTCTTTCAAATGCAAAATTCATGACCAATCCAACTGTCATCAGATGTCGTACTTTCTAACCCACTGATGACAGTACAGAATTCACCTAGCAACTAACAAGGGATTTGATGATTCAGAACTTCTAAAATTTCTCAAGATGCCCGAAGAATTCATGATATTGCTTGCCAATTTGTAGAGATAGTTGTTGACAGTGACTTTTTTCACCTTGTGCAATATTGAACTGGTTTTCCCCTGAGGGTTTCAGGTCAGCAAAGGTCATTTCATTACATATCCACAGATGATATCACACAGTCTGTAGATACAACTGGGAACACAATTGTAATTTCAGCTTTTTACAATGCAAAACTATGTCGGAATCATCAATAGTGCATGATCACATAGGTTAAACCCTTTGCTTAGTTGATTTCGGGCAATGTCCTGTTAACACTCTTGAAACTTTTgattgtaaaaaaatgtgattttatgtTCAAACCTAGCATTATTTTACCATTTGACATCCATTGAAGCAATCACGAAATCTTTCCCTTTATGATTGGGATCCTGACTACCGACacaatttacattgtacaaCTCTGCTATATTCTAATTATTGATTCAAATCATGCAGTGACACCACTGATGTCATCTGATACAGTGGTTATAGATTTAAAACCCTGTAAGACTTTGCAGCTCATTTTTCTGGCCGACACTTCactgaagtaaaatattgaattcaaaAGTCTAAGTGAGTGTTGAGATAACAACATagcaacctctgtcctaccaggtctccaattatacagctgggttgactgaagcacaccTGTGATTCAAATCTTGTTCTCAAGGATTATAGCTTTTCAGAAATAAATGACAGCAGTACGACTCAAACCTGCAACACTCAAACCGGCCAatctaaccatttgaccatcatgactccactttCAAAAACATGTACTATCAATTTACATAGTTCAAATAATGATTCAGAAATATTTTAGGTATTTTGTGTTTAGAGCACATCAATGTACAACATGTCTAGATGATAAGTAATATTGCAGTGCTTCCACCATGGCAACCAAGCCGAGGTTTCACCATGACAATGAAATCAAGCtttcaccatggcaaccaaattAAGTTGAAATGATCAGACCTAATAAATGCGTTAAGTAGAATTACTTGCCAAATTTAAAGGATGAAGCTTAAAGTAATTTAAGTATGAAAATTTATCATGATTTAGTTAAGTTTATAATCCATTGAATATGATGCTGAACTATATGTACAGTTCTGTGCACACAGGATGTACAGTTCTATGCACACAGCATGTACAGTTCTATGCACATAGGATGTGCAGTTCTATGCACACAGCATGCGGCACAGTGCTATGCACACAGGATGTACAGTTCTATGCACACAGGATGTACAGTTCTATGCACACAGCATGTACAGTTCTATGCACACAGCATGTACAGTTCTATGCACACAGCATGTACAGTTCTGTGCACACAGTATGTACAGTTCTATGCAAACAGGATGTACAGTTCTATGCACACAGGATGTACAGTTCTATGCAAACAGGATGTACAGTTCTATGCACACAGGATGTACAGTTCTATGCACACAGCATGTACAGTTCTATGCAAACAGGATGTACAGTTCTATGCACACAGGATGTACAGTTCTATGCACACAGGATGTACAGTTCTATGCAAACAGCATGTACAGTTCTATGCACACAGCATGCGGCACAGTGCTATGCACACAGGATGTACAGTTCTATGCACACAGCATGTACAGTTCTATGCACACAGGATGTACAGTTCTATGCACACAGCATGTACAGTGTGCTATGCACACAGCATGTACAGTGTGCTATGCACACAGGATGTACAGTTCTGTGCACACAGTATGTACAGTTCTATGCACACAGGATGTACAGTTCTATGCAAACAGGATGTACAGTTCTATGCACACAGGATGTACAGTTCTATGCAAACAGCATGTACAGTTCTATGCACACAGGATGTACAGTTCTATGCAAACAGCATGTACAGTTCTATGCACACAGCATGTACAGTGTGCTATGCCCACAGGATGTACAGTTCTGTGCACACAGTATGTACAGTTCTATGCACACAGGATGTACAGTTCTATGCAAACAGGATGTACAGTTCTATGCACACAGGATGTACAGTTCTATGCAAACA
The nucleotide sequence above comes from Glandiceps talaboti chromosome 10, keGlaTala1.1, whole genome shotgun sequence. Encoded proteins:
- the LOC144441208 gene encoding sphingomyelinase C-like, whose protein sequence is METQMWIFLLLGCIASAVSGLSNKVILEEVTCEEDYEPTGLHVWIGDAPDCQADTSLCAHFDLNYVCTKPIGANVDLCANGTQVLCEAKPAIPLLEPTDTTTLKVLAYNILELNYIYWQQGQRERTCRIPYRMFEAVGDVDVILFQELFMGGCFPDDISFHDLLDMHGFVYQTAMVGVDARQSDILRFEHGGIFIASRWPIIEEDEYVFVSTDRSDTDVFASKGIAYAAIEKDVGGIKRNYHLFATHMQSRDGGTREQVRIIQSMEFRLFFNKLNIPTDEPIIYGGDFNADYNHDPTHVENVLHAMDATAPEVVGDLKTTYDRKDNTIIGPNPNGKQSYIDYVVYINSHLHPITSSMEVVRLTDDPFWICDRGMLRVMRHTYPWSEQCRSNRSIIDLSDHYSVLGTFDFPLEAPDDPEDPPRCDPISAAQHLVAKATIPVLFLILPYFFTSGL